One window from the genome of Musa acuminata AAA Group cultivar baxijiao chromosome BXJ1-4, Cavendish_Baxijiao_AAA, whole genome shotgun sequence encodes:
- the LOC103982552 gene encoding ABC transporter G family member STR2-like, with product MRREGGAQSSSAVRNEEGMAIHHHETAIDIAPPAVFTGGLEFSELTYTVSKKQKVGGGWETQEVDLLRRITGYAPKGRITAVMGPSGAGKSTFLDGLAGRIASGSLKGRVSLDGEEMSPGLIKRVSAYVMQDDRLFPMLTVYETFMFAADFRLGSIPRSQKKQRVEQLIEQLGLTSSRNTYIGDEGTRGVSGGERRRVSIGVDIIHGPALLFLDEPTSGLDSTSAHSVIERVFHIARSGSTVILTIHQPSHRILMLLDHLIVLARGQLMFMGAPQDVGGHLSRMGRKVPSGENAVEYLLDVIQEYDQSGLGVEALADFCLTGLKPPRVSNDGDHHSISTVHQAAGEWSAAGDGQRRGPDEFDHSLRSPWSSSRSPWGGSHSGSVIMDRLRHRKPQHQRRRVVSLVSYITYSNEIRSRSSTPHSEYTVNEEDYLSPNLDECGRHTARGLRGLPKFANSYSAEAWTLMRRNFINIRRTPELFLSRQMVLTVMGFMMATMFLRPKDDLQGVSNRLSFFIFTVCLFFFSSNDAVPAFIQERFIFVRETSHNAYRASSYTIAGLVTYLPFLLLQAATYAGIVWFALRLHGDFHYFLIMLYASLLATNSFVVFVSSVVPSFILGYAVVIAFTALFFLFCGYFISRTSIPNGWKWMNTISTLKYTYEGLLTNEFVRDRVFFHDPFENRSVTGADVLRQLSISTSESYKWKMVLYLVGWAVLYRMFFYLILRFASRNLRS from the exons ATGCGCAGGGAGGGAGGAGCCCAGTCCTCTTCCGCAGTGAGGAACGAAGAGGGGATGGCCATTCACCACCACGAGACCGCGATCGACATCGCCCCGCCGGCGGTCTTCACCGGGGGCCTCGAGTTCTCCGAGCTGACGTACACCGTGAGCAAGAAGCAGAAGGTGGGCGGGGGGTGGGAGACGCAGGAGGTGGACCTGCTCCGCCGGATCACCGGGTACGCGCCCAAGGGGCGCATCACGGCCGTCATGGGCCCGAGCGGCGCCGGCAAGTCCACCTTCCTCGACGGCCTGGCCGGCCGGATCGCGAGCGGCAGCCTTAAGGGGAGGGTGTCCCTCGACGGCGAGGAGATGAGCCCCGGCCTCATCAAGCGCGTCTCGGCCTACGTCATGCAGGACGACCGCCTGTTCCCCATGCTCACCGTCTACGAGACGTTTATGTTCGCCGCCGACTTCCGCCTCGGCTCAATCCCTCGCTCGCAGAAGAAGCAACGGGTGGAGCAGCTCATAGAGCAACTCGGTTTGACG TCGTCGAGGAACACGTATATCGGCGACGAAGGCACGCGCGGGGTgtcgggaggcgagcggcggcggGTATCGATCGGCGTGGACATCATCCACGGGCCGGCGCTGCTGTTCCTGGACGAGCCCACGTCGGGGCTCGACTCCACCAGCGCCCACAGCGTGATCGAGCGGGTGTTCCACATCGCGCGGTCCGGGAGCACCGTCATCCTCACCATTCACCAGCCGTCCCACCGCATCCTGATGCTGCTCGACCACCTCATCGTCCTCGCCCGCGGACAGCTCATGTTCATGGGAGCCCCTCAGGACGTGGGCGGCCATCTCAGCCGCATGGGCCGCAAGGTCCCCAGCGGCGAGAACGCCGTCGAGTACCTCCTTGACGTGATCCAGGAATACGATCAGTCGGGGCTCGGCGTGGAGGCGCTGGCCGACTTCTGCCTCACCGGGCTGAAGCCGCCTCGCGTCTCCAACGACGGCGACCACCATTCCATCTCGACAGTCCACCAAGCAGCAGGGGAATGGTCCGCCGCAGGCGACGGACAACGTCGAGGGCCAGATGAGTTCGACCACAGCCTTCGGAGCCCCTGgtcctcatccagatccccgtGGGGCGGCAGCCATAGCGGCAGCGTGATCATGGACAGGCTACGGCATCGGAAGCCACAGCATCAGCGGAGGCGAGTCGTCTCTCTCGTTTCCTACATTACATAC TCCAATGAGATCCGGTCGAGGTCGTCGACCCCGCACAGCGAGTACACGGTCAACGAGGAGGACTACCTGTCCCCGAACTTGGATGAGTGCGGCCGGCACACCGCCCGTGGCCTGCGAGGCCTTCCCAAGTTTGCCAATTCCTACTCGGCAGAGGCGTGGACGCTGATGCGGCGCAACTTCATCAACATCCGGCGCACCCCCGAGCTGTTCCTTTCCCGTCAGATGGTGCTCACCGTCATGGGCTTTATGATGGCCACCATGTTCCTGAGGCCCAAGGACGACCTCCAGGGCGTCTCCAACCGCCTCAGCTTCTTCATCTTCACCGtctgcctcttcttcttctcctccaacgACGCCGTCCCGGCCTTCATCCAGGAGCGTTTCATCTTCGTGCGCGAGACGTCCCACAACGCCTACCGCGCCTCCTCCTACACCATCGCCGGTCTCGTCACCTACCTCCCTTTCCTCCTGCTGCAGGCCGCCACCTACGCCGGGATCGTCTGGTTCGCCCTCCGCCTCCACGGCGACTTCCACTACTTCCTCATCATGCTCTACGCCTCCCTGCTCGCCACCAACTCCTTCGTGGTCTTCGTCAGCTCCGTCGTCCCCAGCTTCATCCTGGGCTACGCGGTGGTCATCGCGTTCAcggccctcttcttcctcttctgcgGCTACTTCATCAGCCGCACCAGCATCCCAAACGGGTGGAAATGGATGAACACCATCTCCACCCTCAAGTACACATACGAAGGCCTGCTGACGAACGAGTTCGTGAGGGACCGCGTCTTCTTTCACGACCCCTTCGAGAACCGCTCCGTGACCGGCGCCGACGTCCTGCGTCAGCTATCCATCAGCACCTCAGAGTCATACAAGTGGAAGATGGTTCTCTACCTCGTCGGCTGGGCGGTGCTCTATCGGATGTTCTTCTACCTCATCCTCCGCTTTGCGTCCAGGAACCTGAGGTCGTGA